The proteins below are encoded in one region of Leucoraja erinacea ecotype New England unplaced genomic scaffold, Leri_hhj_1 Leri_67S, whole genome shotgun sequence:
- the LOC129694461 gene encoding thyrotropin-releasing hormone receptor-like: MSVLTFRIYFAFAANLLAIVILCRGNCGLSKCITRYLLSMAVADLMVLIFEVILYEIKDSYFPYSFLNYTPVCSLNLTLLFVSLDCSVWLTVVFTFDRFIAICAQTLRAKYCTEKIAALAVAVVSFSSVLENSAVYLIYEPRDIIDKIPWSCSVKSSFYTLPIWATYLWLDTILTPLLPFVLIVLFNALTIRHIVLANRVRSVLRGGNNIGNDTDPEMANRKKSITLLISISGSFILLWVVIFVCFVTVQFTDTQFLKSDYNDPFTIAEQTGYMLRCLSSCTNTFIYAVSQSKFRNEMKTIIKRPLELFGHMKKEK, from the coding sequence ATGTCCGTCTTAACGTTTCGCATTTATTTCGCCTTCGCAGCTAACCTGTTGGCAATCGTCATTCTGTGTCGTGGAAACTgcggtctatccaaatgcatcacCCGCTACCTGCTGTCCATGGCAGTCGCTGACCTAATGGTTCTGATATTTGAAGTCATTCTCTATGAAATTAAGGACAGCTATTTCCCCTATTCCTTCCTGAATTATACACCAGTCTGCAGTCTCAACCTGACTCTGCTGTTTGTGTCTCTTGATTGCTCCGTCTGGTTAACCGTGGTTTTTACCTTTGATCGATTCATTGCTATTTGTGCCCAGACGTTACGAGCAAAATATTGCACCGAGAAAATTGCCGCTCTGGCAGTAGCTGTTgtaagtttctccagcgttttagaAAATTCTGCTGTATACCTTATATACGAACCTCGGGACATAATTGACAAAATACCTTGGTCTTGCTCTGTCAAATCCAGCTTCTATACTTTGCCCATATGGGCAACATATTTGTGGCTCGATACTATTTTAACTCCATTATTGCCGTTTGTTTTGATCGTTCTGTTCAACGCCCTGACAATTAGACACATAGTTCTCGCCAACAGGGTGAGAAGCGTTCTACGAGGAGGGAATAACATTGGCAATGACACTGATCCAGAGATGGCCAATAGAAAGAAATCGATTACTTTATTGATCTCTATATCTGGCTCGTTCATTCTGCTGTGGGTGGTAATTTTCGTTTGCTTCGTAACGGTGCAATTTACAGACACCCAGTTTTTAAAATCAGATTACAACGACCCGTTCACAATTGCAGAACAAACCGGTTATATGCTCAGATGCCTCAGCTCTTGCACAAACACGTTCATTTATGCAGTGTCACAGAGCAAATTCAGAAATGAAATGAAGACTATAATAAAACGTCCGCTGGAACTCTTTGGTCATAtgaaaaaggaaaaatag